A genomic window from Mustela erminea isolate mMusErm1 chromosome 16, mMusErm1.Pri, whole genome shotgun sequence includes:
- the LOC116575488 gene encoding serine/arginine repetitive matrix protein 3-like — protein sequence NAPPALLSVRYVAEPSSLTCLSPSAPGKRATASGLLGAPEEGYLFGGSVCARGFKEGQRRVSPHSASQLRRPHAPPVRCSPLRRPPPSPRGTLPGAQRGGGGGQGGGRRRRPGGRRWTREAAPGASTSRAAGREGEAEPRETGTPRVGAGAKPRGSGGERAGRGPRPGASRGTGRRRRRR from the coding sequence AACGCTCCGCCGGCTTTATTGTCGGTTCGTTATGTGGCGGAGCCCAGCAGTTTAACGTGCCTCTCGCCCTCAGCGCCTGGGAAGCGGGCGACGGCGTCGGGACTCCTCGGCGCACCGGAGGAAGGATATCTGTTTGGAGGGTCGGTGTGTGCGCGCGGCTTTAAAGAGGGGCAGCGGAGGGTCTCCCCGCACTCCGCCTCTCAACTTCGAAGGCCCCACGCGCCCCCGGTTCGCTGCTCACCTCTCCGCCGCCCGCCCCCTTCTCCGCGCGGGACGCTGCCCGGAGCAcagcggggcgggggtggaggaCAAGGAGGCGGCCGGAGGCGGCGGCCCGGCGGGCGGCGGTGGACGCGTGAGGCAGCCCCGGGAGCGAGCACGAGCCGGGCGGCCGGGCGGGAGGGCGAGGCCGAGCCCCGCGAGACCGGAACGccgagggtgggggcgggggcgaaGCCGAGGGGGAGCGGCGGGGAGCGCGCGGGACGCGGCCCGAGGCCGGGCGCGAGCCGGGGcaccgggcggcggcggcggcggcgc